A portion of the Pseudomonas protegens CHA0 genome contains these proteins:
- a CDS encoding alpha/beta hydrolase family protein, whose amino-acid sequence MRNLVLYTSMLVGLCLPHAYAAESIGFREIQLGDSSHNRELHVGLWYPTEDGATPATSSENPVFQGVPAIKDAHPTARAHPLVVLSHGYGGNWRNLSWLVPLLVSQGYIVAAPDHPGTSTFDKRPVQAARLWERPRDLSRVIDALSADQSLAGAVDPQRIAAIGHSLGGWTVTALAGARYSPQRFLEECRLHPNPRLCGLAPELGIAPQNQGSLGTDLRDPRVKAVVSLDPGLVRGFTPQSLSAVQTPTLILGAGVDIASMPVEQESGYLETHLPSATSSLLVIADASHFSFMQICKPGATALLREENPEDEIICRDGGQRSREAIHQQASQVIGDFLQRSLAGLPPGQ is encoded by the coding sequence ATGCGCAATCTTGTCCTGTACACCTCAATGCTAGTGGGGCTTTGCCTGCCACACGCCTATGCAGCTGAATCCATCGGCTTTCGTGAAATCCAGCTAGGGGATTCCAGCCACAACCGTGAGCTACATGTCGGCCTCTGGTACCCCACCGAGGACGGGGCAACGCCTGCCACCTCCTCGGAAAATCCGGTTTTCCAGGGGGTGCCGGCGATCAAGGATGCCCACCCCACCGCCCGCGCCCATCCATTGGTGGTGCTGTCCCATGGCTATGGCGGCAACTGGCGCAACCTCAGTTGGCTGGTACCGTTACTGGTCAGCCAGGGCTATATAGTGGCGGCACCTGATCATCCGGGCACCAGCACCTTCGACAAGCGCCCGGTGCAAGCCGCAAGGCTCTGGGAGCGGCCGCGGGACCTGAGCCGGGTCATCGACGCCCTCAGCGCTGACCAGTCCCTGGCAGGCGCGGTCGACCCACAGCGCATCGCCGCCATCGGCCATTCGCTGGGCGGCTGGACGGTCACCGCATTGGCCGGCGCCCGCTATAGCCCGCAACGCTTCCTTGAGGAATGTCGGCTGCATCCCAACCCGCGTCTGTGCGGGCTGGCTCCGGAGCTGGGGATTGCACCGCAAAACCAAGGCTCTCTGGGCACCGACCTGCGGGATCCGCGAGTCAAGGCGGTCGTCTCCCTGGACCCGGGGCTGGTCCGTGGGTTCACCCCGCAAAGCTTGTCAGCGGTGCAGACGCCGACCCTGATCCTGGGAGCAGGAGTCGATATTGCCAGCATGCCGGTGGAGCAGGAGTCGGGCTACCTGGAAACCCACCTGCCGTCGGCCACCTCCAGCCTGCTGGTGATCGCCGATGCCAGCCATTTCAGCTTCATGCAAATCTGCAAGCCAGGCGCCACGGCCCTGCTCCGGGAAGAGAACCCCGAGGATGAAATCATCTGCCGGGACGGCGGCCAGCGCAGCCGCGAAGCGATTCACCAGCAAGCGAGCCAGGTCATCGGCGACTTTCTCCAACGGAGCCTGGCCGGCCTGCCACCGGGACAGTGA
- the yedA gene encoding drug/metabolite exporter YedA, whose product MPGQSRFPLPLIAAFFALYVIWGSTYLVIRIGVEYWPPLMLGGIRFIIAGSLMYAFLRWRGVPAPTWAQWKAAGIIGVLLLSCGNGAVTLAEHSGVTSGVAALAVATVPLFTLLCGYFWGARNTRLEWAGIVLGMIGIGMLNLGSNLQSSPMGAALLLFAAAAWAFGSVWSKHLPLPQGAMASAAEMLVGGVVLMIGSALSGEHLDTLPPMEGWLALAYLAGFGSIIAFNAYMYLLKHVRPAAATSYAYVNPAVAVLLGIVFVGETIGIEEAMAMLVIISAVVLIGLPQWRKPKAGVQEEAA is encoded by the coding sequence ATGCCTGGCCAAAGCCGTTTTCCGCTGCCGTTGATCGCCGCCTTTTTTGCCCTCTATGTAATCTGGGGCTCGACGTACCTGGTGATTCGCATCGGTGTCGAATACTGGCCGCCACTGATGCTCGGCGGCATTCGCTTCATCATCGCCGGTAGCCTGATGTACGCCTTTCTGCGCTGGCGCGGGGTGCCGGCGCCGACCTGGGCGCAATGGAAGGCCGCAGGGATCATCGGTGTGCTGCTGTTGAGCTGTGGCAATGGCGCGGTAACGCTGGCCGAACACTCCGGGGTGACCTCCGGCGTCGCGGCGCTGGCGGTGGCCACGGTGCCTTTGTTCACCTTGCTCTGCGGGTATTTCTGGGGTGCACGCAACACGCGCCTGGAGTGGGCCGGGATCGTCCTCGGGATGATTGGCATCGGCATGCTCAACCTGGGGTCCAACCTGCAGTCGAGCCCGATGGGCGCCGCCTTGCTGCTGTTCGCTGCGGCGGCCTGGGCTTTCGGCTCGGTGTGGAGCAAGCATCTGCCGCTGCCCCAGGGCGCCATGGCCAGTGCCGCGGAAATGCTTGTCGGTGGCGTGGTGCTGATGATCGGCAGTGCCCTGAGCGGTGAGCATCTGGACACCCTGCCTCCGATGGAAGGCTGGCTGGCCCTGGCCTACCTGGCCGGTTTCGGTTCGATCATCGCCTTCAACGCCTACATGTACCTGCTCAAGCACGTGCGCCCAGCCGCGGCCACCAGCTACGCCTATGTCAACCCGGCGGTGGCGGTGCTGCTGGGCATCGTCTTCGTCGGCGAAACCATTGGCATCGAGGAGGCCATGGCCATGCTGGTGATCATCAGTGCCGTAGTGCTGATCGGCCTGCCCCAATGGCGCAAGCCCAAGGCCGGGGTCCAGGAAGAGGCGGCCTGA
- a CDS encoding Lrp/AsnC family transcriptional regulator, translating to MDKYDRMLLASLLENGRASYAELARKVNLSAPAVAERVAKLEASGVITGYQAKVDMAKVGLPIQCVIELRLAQHGNQKAYDELIKIPQLTECHRVTGDPCVIMQAAVGSMPELEELINRVAQFGFSKTSIVLSSAIERRVPLGQLESK from the coding sequence ATGGACAAGTACGACCGCATGCTCCTGGCCAGCCTGCTGGAAAATGGCCGGGCGAGTTACGCCGAGCTGGCACGCAAGGTGAATCTCTCGGCACCGGCGGTGGCCGAACGCGTGGCCAAGCTGGAGGCCAGCGGAGTGATCACCGGCTACCAGGCCAAAGTCGACATGGCCAAGGTCGGCTTGCCGATCCAGTGCGTGATCGAACTGCGCCTGGCCCAGCACGGCAACCAGAAGGCCTATGACGAACTGATCAAGATTCCCCAGCTCACCGAGTGCCACCGGGTCACCGGCGACCCTTGCGTGATCATGCAGGCCGCAGTGGGATCGATGCCGGAGCTGGAGGAGTTGATCAACCGCGTGGCCCAGTTCGGTTTCAGCAAGACCTCCATCGTGCTCTCCAGTGCCATTGAACGGCGCGTGCCCCTGGGGCAACTGGAAAGCAAATGA
- a CDS encoding PolC-type DNA polymerase III: protein MERIAVIDFETTGISPSSSCRATEIAVVILEQGRIVERYQSLMNAGVRVPAFIEQLTGISNAMLRSAPPAEQVMNEVNEFVGITPLLAHNAAFDQKFWDFELGRIKRTRLQNFACSLLLARRLMPAAPNHKLGTLTSFAGLPHTGQAHRAMADAEMAANLVAHLAGELRHKHGLRELSHDFLCKLQKVPAAKVPEHLKRHRGF from the coding sequence TTGGAACGCATTGCCGTCATCGACTTTGAAACCACCGGGATCTCCCCGAGCAGCAGTTGCCGGGCCACGGAAATAGCCGTGGTGATCCTTGAGCAGGGGCGCATCGTCGAGCGTTACCAGAGCCTGATGAACGCCGGCGTGCGGGTGCCGGCGTTTATTGAGCAACTGACCGGCATCAGCAATGCCATGTTGCGCAGCGCACCCCCGGCAGAGCAGGTGATGAACGAGGTCAACGAGTTCGTCGGCATCACGCCGTTGCTGGCGCACAACGCGGCCTTCGACCAGAAGTTCTGGGATTTCGAGCTGGGCCGGATCAAGCGCACCCGCCTGCAGAACTTCGCCTGTTCGCTGCTGCTGGCCCGGCGCCTGATGCCGGCGGCTCCTAATCACAAGCTGGGCACCCTGACTTCATTCGCCGGCCTGCCGCACACCGGCCAGGCTCACCGGGCCATGGCCGATGCGGAAATGGCAGCCAACCTGGTGGCCCACCTGGCCGGCGAACTGAGGCACAAGCATGGCCTGCGCGAGCTGTCCCATGACTTCCTGTGCAAACTGCAGAAGGTTCCCGCGGCCAAAGTCCCCGAACACCTCAAGCGCCACCGCGGGTTCTGA
- a CDS encoding NYN domain-containing protein, translating to MKKIAVFADVQNLYYTVRQAYGCHFNYAALWADISKQGQIVEAYAYAIDRGDSKQQQFQQILRNLGFTVKLKPYIQRSDGSAKGDWDVGITIDIMDAAAHVDEVVLASGDGDFDLLLERIIHKHGVSAVAYGVPGLTANSLIRAATRYVPIEGALLLKS from the coding sequence GTGAAGAAAATCGCTGTGTTCGCCGATGTCCAGAACCTCTACTACACCGTTCGTCAGGCCTATGGTTGCCACTTCAACTATGCGGCGCTGTGGGCGGATATCAGCAAGCAAGGGCAGATAGTCGAAGCCTATGCCTATGCCATCGACCGTGGTGACAGCAAGCAACAGCAGTTCCAGCAGATCCTGCGCAACCTGGGCTTCACGGTAAAACTCAAGCCCTACATCCAGCGCAGCGACGGCTCGGCCAAGGGCGACTGGGACGTGGGCATCACCATCGACATCATGGACGCTGCGGCCCATGTCGACGAAGTGGTGCTGGCTTCCGGCGACGGTGATTTCGACCTGCTGCTGGAGCGCATCATCCACAAGCACGGGGTCAGCGCGGTGGCCTATGGCGTGCCGGGGCTGACCGCCAATTCGCTGATTCGCGCGGCTACGCGCTATGTGCCGATCGAAGGCGCCTTGCTGCTTAAAAGCTGA
- a CDS encoding DUF2076 domain-containing protein yields the protein MNNQEQTLIDGLFSRLQQAETDSAPRDAQAEARIKEHLTRQPAAGYFMTQAILVQEAALKSLNEQNQQLNQQVQQLQADLQQARAQASAPAPAAGGGFLSSIFGGSREPQPAPSQSAPPPSSGGGWREPARSSFGAPAQQNFGAPQQNYAAPPQNYAPQQAPAAGSSFLGGALKTAAGVAGGVMLAQGISSLFHNNQQPQEIVEVIKEEPAPASDNSGWGNDDQRLANNDSWGNNDQGGFSNADYDNDDSSFFSDDDSFV from the coding sequence ATGAACAACCAAGAGCAAACCCTGATCGATGGACTGTTTTCACGGTTGCAGCAAGCCGAAACGGATTCAGCCCCGCGTGACGCCCAGGCAGAGGCGCGGATCAAGGAGCATCTGACCCGCCAGCCTGCGGCCGGGTATTTCATGACCCAGGCGATTCTGGTGCAGGAGGCCGCACTTAAGAGCCTCAACGAGCAGAACCAGCAGCTGAACCAGCAAGTCCAGCAATTGCAGGCTGACCTGCAACAAGCCCGGGCCCAGGCCAGTGCTCCGGCACCGGCGGCCGGTGGCGGTTTCCTGTCGAGCATCTTCGGCGGTTCCCGCGAGCCACAGCCGGCACCGAGCCAGAGTGCACCGCCACCGTCGTCCGGTGGTGGCTGGCGTGAACCGGCGCGTTCTTCCTTTGGCGCCCCCGCGCAACAGAACTTCGGCGCGCCGCAGCAGAATTACGCCGCACCGCCACAGAACTATGCACCGCAGCAGGCCCCGGCGGCGGGTAGCAGTTTCCTGGGCGGCGCCTTGAAAACTGCCGCCGGCGTTGCGGGCGGGGTCATGCTGGCCCAGGGCATCAGCAGCCTGTTCCATAACAACCAGCAGCCCCAGGAAATCGTCGAAGTCATCAAGGAAGAACCGGCGCCGGCCAGCGACAACAGCGGCTGGGGCAATGACGACCAGCGCCTGGCCAACAACGATTCCTGGGGCAACAACGACCAGGGTGGCTTCAGCAACGCCGACTACGACAACGACGACAGCTCGTTCTTCTCCGACGACGACTCCTTCGTCTGA
- a CDS encoding YciC family protein — protein sequence MNPLDVLRDSLYFFQRNLGQIAQLCLPLVILEALLQQGVNSALGPDTFPGYSVVVGLLVYPLYTGALILFLDARTRGESPRTRDLLAMALTLWPRFALLTAVSTLLILVGLSLYFLPGLWLMVVLAFAEYLLVLKGMAPLAAISESFRLSRGHFLRILVCILAVMTPLWLLKGASEAAYSEPLNPLLSLAIDSAYSFLQLFTSVVLFRLFMLISEQPDKR from the coding sequence ATGAATCCGTTAGATGTACTGCGTGACTCTCTGTATTTCTTCCAGCGCAACCTCGGGCAGATCGCCCAGCTGTGCCTGCCGCTGGTGATTCTCGAAGCCTTGCTGCAACAAGGGGTCAACAGCGCCCTGGGCCCCGATACCTTCCCGGGCTACAGCGTGGTGGTGGGCCTTCTGGTGTACCCGTTGTACACCGGTGCGCTGATCCTGTTTCTCGACGCCCGCACCCGGGGCGAGTCGCCGCGTACCCGGGACCTGCTGGCCATGGCCCTGACCCTGTGGCCGCGTTTTGCCCTGCTGACGGCGGTCAGCACCCTGCTGATCCTGGTGGGGTTGTCGCTGTATTTCCTGCCGGGGCTGTGGCTGATGGTGGTACTGGCTTTCGCCGAGTACCTGCTGGTGCTCAAGGGCATGGCGCCGCTGGCGGCCATCAGCGAAAGTTTCCGCCTCAGCCGTGGGCACTTCCTGCGGATCCTGGTGTGCATCCTGGCGGTAATGACCCCGCTGTGGCTGCTCAAGGGTGCCAGTGAAGCAGCCTATTCCGAACCGCTGAACCCGCTGCTGTCCCTGGCCATCGATAGCGCCTACAGCTTTCTGCAGCTGTTCACCAGCGTGGTGCTGTTCCGCCTGTTCATGCTGATCAGCGAGCAGCCGGACAAGCGCTGA
- a CDS encoding endonuclease/exonuclease/phosphatase family protein, with amino-acid sequence MIRLLRITLLSLLLIGLVLAGLVYSLTWRPEAKESLAVSCSAQAAPLVPGQALKVMTWNLQYLAGKRYVFWNDQAQGEDEQPTLEDMAFSLDEVARVIRDEQPDLVLLQEVDNGAKASAYQDQLKLLQERLTDLYPCSTQAYDWKADFVPSPHIFGSVGRQLATLSRYRIDHAERLQLPTAEHGFIGRQFQPREALLLSYLPLNDGGQVAVLNTHLERARTPGQTQSRQVAAIGKVLDKLEGRGTPWLIGGDFNLLPLGQYQRLSDVQRAPYSADSPLHLLWDKYPMIPSNTQASGVDRAHWLTHYPNDPSLDGPDRTVDYLFYSPRLKRVESRVRQDDTLRISDHLPVLARFLLPAQ; translated from the coding sequence ATGATCCGTCTACTTCGCATCACCCTGTTGAGCCTGTTGTTGATCGGTCTGGTGCTGGCCGGGCTGGTCTACAGCCTGACCTGGCGCCCGGAGGCCAAGGAAAGCCTCGCTGTCAGTTGCAGTGCCCAGGCCGCGCCGCTGGTGCCGGGCCAGGCCCTGAAAGTGATGACCTGGAACCTGCAGTACCTGGCGGGCAAGCGCTATGTGTTCTGGAACGACCAGGCACAGGGCGAGGACGAGCAGCCGACCCTGGAGGACATGGCCTTCAGCCTCGACGAAGTGGCTCGCGTGATCCGCGACGAACAACCGGACCTGGTGCTGCTGCAGGAAGTGGACAACGGTGCCAAGGCCAGCGCCTACCAGGACCAGCTCAAACTCCTGCAGGAACGCCTTACCGATCTCTACCCCTGCAGCACCCAGGCTTACGACTGGAAAGCCGATTTCGTACCATCGCCGCATATTTTCGGCAGTGTCGGCCGACAACTGGCCACCCTCAGCCGCTATCGCATCGATCACGCCGAACGCCTGCAACTGCCCACAGCCGAACACGGCTTCATCGGCCGGCAGTTCCAGCCCAGGGAGGCCCTGCTGCTGAGCTACCTGCCCCTGAACGACGGCGGCCAGGTGGCGGTGCTCAATACCCATCTGGAACGTGCTCGCACACCTGGCCAGACGCAATCAAGGCAGGTCGCAGCCATTGGCAAAGTCCTGGATAAACTCGAAGGCCGCGGCACGCCCTGGCTGATTGGCGGGGATTTCAACCTGTTGCCCCTGGGCCAGTACCAGCGACTGAGCGACGTGCAACGGGCGCCCTACAGTGCCGACAGCCCGCTGCACCTGCTGTGGGACAAATACCCGATGATCCCCAGCAACACCCAGGCCAGCGGCGTCGACCGCGCACATTGGCTGACCCACTACCCCAACGACCCGAGCCTCGACGGCCCGGATCGCACGGTGGACTACCTGTTCTACAGCCCGCGGCTCAAGCGAGTCGAATCCCGGGTGCGCCAGGACGACACCTTGCGCATCTCCGACCACCTGCCGGTGCTGGCCCGCTTCCTCTTGCCGGCGCAATAA
- the hrpB gene encoding ATP-dependent helicase HrpB gives MNSLPIDEVLPALRTALATRHEAVLEAPPGAGKTTRVPLALLDQDWLAGQTILMLEPRRLAARAAAERLASELGEKVGETVGYRIRLDSKVGPRTRIEVVTEGILTRRLQDDPALEGVGLLIFDEFHERSLDADLALALSLNGRELFRDEQPLKILLMSATLEGERLSTLLGDAPILRSEGRMYPVTQRWGRPFQPGEFIEPRVVQTVLEALNDESGSLLVFLPGQAEIRRVHQQLAEALGERSEILLCPLHGELDLAAQRAAIDPAPSGKRKVVLATNIAETSLTIDGVRVVVDAGLARVPRFDPGSGMTRLDTQRISRASATQRAGRAGRLEPGVCYRLWSADQQEQLAAYASAEILQADLAGLALQLARWGVTPNQLVWLDAPPSAAYAQAQDLLVRLGALNDDGSLTRHGQAMAELPAHPRIAHLLLRGQSLGLAPMACDVAALLGERDILRGAGADLHSRLVLLGGEERAARGAQGGVQRARQLARQYRGYLRGQPEAAVADPEHPRWLGALLALAYPDRVAQQRRPGGAEYRLANGRAALFSETDSLMKQPWLVIADLGSRQGQREERIYLAADFDPMLFDSVLAEQVRQVDQLDWDEREGVLRAERQRKVGELVLSREPLSGLDESARTLALVNLVRRKGLELLPWTPELRQWQARVALLRQLDLEATGTSQWPDVSDGALLKGLEQWLQPYLGKVSRLSHFANLELAGIIHNLLPWPLPQRLDELAPHHLTVPSGSSIRLDYSEHPPILAVRLQELFGLAQTPRIAGGRQVVKLHLLSPARRPVQVTQDLANFWRSTYAEVKKDLKGRYPKHYWPDDPLIAEATARVKPRK, from the coding sequence ATGAATTCTTTGCCAATTGATGAAGTTTTGCCTGCACTGCGTACCGCCCTGGCGACACGCCATGAAGCGGTGCTCGAAGCCCCGCCCGGTGCCGGCAAGACGACCCGCGTGCCCCTGGCGCTCCTGGACCAGGACTGGCTGGCCGGACAGACCATCCTCATGCTCGAACCCCGGCGCCTGGCCGCCCGGGCCGCCGCCGAGCGCCTGGCTAGCGAGCTGGGAGAGAAAGTCGGCGAGACCGTGGGTTATCGCATCCGCCTGGACAGCAAGGTCGGCCCGCGTACCCGCATCGAGGTGGTCACCGAAGGCATCCTCACCCGGCGCCTGCAGGATGACCCGGCCCTGGAAGGCGTCGGCCTGCTGATCTTCGATGAATTCCACGAACGCAGCCTGGACGCCGATCTGGCCCTGGCCCTGAGCCTCAATGGCCGCGAGCTGTTTCGTGACGAGCAGCCACTGAAGATCCTGCTGATGTCGGCGACGCTGGAAGGCGAGCGCCTGTCGACCCTGCTCGGCGATGCGCCGATCCTGCGCAGTGAAGGGCGCATGTACCCGGTGACCCAGCGCTGGGGCCGACCCTTCCAGCCCGGTGAATTCATCGAGCCAAGGGTGGTGCAGACCGTGCTCGAGGCCCTCAACGATGAAAGCGGCAGCCTGCTGGTGTTCCTCCCCGGCCAGGCGGAGATCCGCCGGGTGCACCAGCAGTTGGCCGAAGCCCTGGGCGAGCGCAGCGAGATCCTGCTCTGCCCGTTGCATGGCGAGCTGGACCTGGCAGCCCAGCGCGCAGCCATCGACCCGGCGCCGTCGGGCAAGCGCAAAGTGGTGCTGGCCACCAACATTGCCGAAACCAGCCTGACCATCGATGGCGTGCGGGTGGTGGTGGATGCTGGGCTGGCGCGGGTGCCGCGTTTCGATCCCGGCAGCGGCATGACCCGCCTTGATACCCAGCGTATTTCCCGGGCCAGCGCCACCCAGCGCGCCGGGCGTGCCGGGCGTCTGGAGCCCGGCGTGTGCTACCGCTTGTGGTCGGCCGATCAACAGGAGCAACTGGCCGCCTATGCCAGTGCGGAAATCCTCCAGGCGGACCTGGCCGGATTGGCCCTGCAACTGGCGCGCTGGGGCGTGACGCCAAATCAACTGGTATGGCTGGACGCTCCCCCCAGTGCCGCTTATGCCCAGGCCCAGGACTTGCTGGTGCGCCTGGGGGCGTTGAATGACGATGGCAGCCTGACCCGCCACGGCCAGGCCATGGCCGAGTTGCCGGCTCACCCGCGCATCGCCCATCTGCTGCTGCGCGGCCAGTCCCTGGGGTTGGCGCCGATGGCTTGCGATGTCGCGGCCCTGCTGGGGGAGCGGGATATCCTGCGCGGCGCCGGCGCCGACCTGCACAGCCGCCTGGTGCTGCTTGGCGGAGAAGAACGTGCCGCTCGCGGAGCCCAGGGCGGGGTGCAGCGTGCCCGACAACTGGCGCGCCAGTACCGGGGCTATCTGCGCGGGCAGCCCGAGGCTGCGGTGGCCGACCCCGAGCACCCGCGCTGGCTCGGCGCCCTGTTGGCCCTGGCCTATCCCGACCGGGTGGCCCAGCAGCGGCGCCCCGGCGGCGCCGAATACCGCCTGGCCAACGGCCGCGCGGCGCTGTTCAGCGAAACTGACAGCCTGATGAAGCAACCCTGGCTGGTGATCGCCGACCTGGGCAGCCGCCAGGGGCAGCGCGAGGAGCGCATCTACCTGGCGGCGGATTTCGATCCGATGTTGTTCGATTCGGTACTGGCGGAGCAGGTGCGGCAAGTCGATCAGCTGGATTGGGACGAGCGCGAAGGCGTGCTGCGGGCCGAACGCCAGCGCAAGGTCGGCGAACTGGTGCTCAGTCGCGAACCGCTGAGCGGGCTGGATGAGTCCGCCCGCACCCTGGCCCTGGTCAATCTGGTCCGGCGCAAAGGCCTGGAGCTGTTGCCCTGGACCCCGGAGCTGCGCCAGTGGCAGGCCCGGGTAGCGTTGTTGCGTCAGCTGGACCTGGAGGCCACGGGCACCAGCCAATGGCCGGATGTCAGTGACGGGGCCTTGCTCAAGGGGCTGGAGCAGTGGTTGCAGCCCTACCTGGGCAAGGTCTCGCGGCTCAGCCACTTCGCCAACCTGGAGCTGGCCGGAATTATCCACAACCTGCTGCCCTGGCCACTGCCTCAGCGCCTGGATGAGCTGGCCCCCCATCACCTGACGGTGCCTTCCGGGTCGTCGATTCGCCTGGACTACAGCGAGCATCCACCCATCCTGGCGGTACGCCTGCAGGAGCTGTTCGGCCTGGCGCAAACACCGCGCATTGCTGGTGGCCGCCAGGTGGTCAAGTTGCACCTGTTGTCTCCGGCACGACGTCCGGTACAGGTCACCCAGGATCTGGCGAACTTCTGGCGCAGCACCTACGCCGAGGTGAAAAAGGACCTCAAGGGCCGTTATCCCAAGCACTACTGGCCGGATGACCCGCTGATCGCCGAAGCCACGGCGCGGGTCAAACCGCGCAAATAA
- a CDS encoding cation diffusion facilitator family transporter: MTANSEHARLLRLATRASVTVAGILIATKAVAWWLSGSVSMLAGLTDSVLDGFTSLLNLLAVHYALRPADDDHRYGHGKAESLAGMAQALFIAGSAVLIAFQAAQRLQHPEPVGAPWLSIGVIVLSLALTIALLLLQHRVIRATGSNAVRADSLHYRSDLMLNGSILLALVLAAFGLHQVDAWFGLGIAVYILWSAIQIARESFSVLMDQELPPDVSQHMLELACSVPGVLGAHDLRTRISGSHWFVQLHLELPGELTLSVAHGISDQAADAIQKAYPRAEVLVHADPQEVVKAARAQ, translated from the coding sequence ATGACCGCCAACTCGGAACACGCCCGCCTCCTGCGCCTGGCCACCCGCGCCTCGGTCACCGTGGCGGGCATACTGATCGCGACCAAGGCTGTCGCCTGGTGGCTCAGCGGCTCGGTGAGCATGCTCGCCGGGCTCACCGACTCGGTACTGGACGGTTTCACCTCGCTGCTCAACCTGCTGGCAGTGCATTACGCCCTGCGCCCGGCAGACGACGACCACCGCTATGGCCACGGCAAGGCCGAGTCCCTGGCGGGCATGGCCCAGGCATTGTTCATCGCCGGCAGCGCGGTTCTGATTGCCTTCCAGGCGGCGCAACGCCTGCAACATCCGGAACCGGTAGGCGCGCCCTGGCTGAGCATCGGGGTGATCGTCCTGTCGCTGGCGCTGACCATTGCCCTGCTGCTCCTGCAGCACCGGGTGATCCGGGCGACCGGCTCCAATGCAGTGCGCGCCGACTCCCTGCACTACCGCTCCGACCTGATGCTCAACGGCAGCATCCTGCTGGCCCTGGTGCTGGCGGCGTTCGGCCTGCATCAGGTGGACGCCTGGTTCGGCCTGGGGATTGCCGTCTACATTCTCTGGAGCGCGATCCAGATCGCCCGGGAGAGCTTCTCGGTGCTGATGGACCAGGAGCTGCCACCGGACGTCAGCCAGCACATGCTGGAGCTGGCGTGTAGTGTGCCGGGAGTACTGGGAGCCCATGACCTGCGCACACGGATTTCCGGCAGCCACTGGTTTGTCCAACTGCACCTGGAATTACCCGGGGAACTGACCCTTTCGGTGGCCCATGGCATCAGCGACCAGGCCGCCGATGCCATCCAGAAGGCCTATCCACGGGCCGAAGTGCTGGTGCACGCCGACCCGCAGGAAGTGGTGAAGGCAGCCAGGGCTCAGTAG
- a CDS encoding DUF6515 family protein, translating into MKSRIWRMAGVGVLCLSVNAQLLADERDENRPPAQHGAPGGEQREHQGQGRPENAPPRPANVPNRPPPSAQPQRPQNEIIRGDNSRQFEHNGQNPGGQWQNRPQHDPNQQVRPAPVPQPQVQQPNNLPIQGRPDTVRQTQEPQRGYYQDIPRRNDYNQHWQAGGPGSRPGGGHPNDYRWPGRPDGHGNGWGPGPQYRPGYVIDRFPGRNDRVAYRGQDYFFSGGYWYRPQGPRYVVVRPPYGIRVTYLPDYAREVWIGSALFFLAAGAYYTYEANTQQYVVVEPPAGVPVADPQQSGNGYDVLAYPVNGQSPQQIDQDRYDCYRWAVQQSGFDPASVTYQPAPQVVQAYRQAQGNCLSSRGYQVTY; encoded by the coding sequence ATGAAGTCGCGCATCTGGCGTATGGCAGGTGTTGGTGTGTTGTGCCTGAGCGTCAACGCTCAGTTGCTCGCCGATGAGCGAGACGAGAATCGGCCGCCTGCGCAGCATGGCGCTCCCGGGGGCGAGCAGCGAGAGCATCAAGGCCAGGGCCGCCCGGAAAATGCCCCGCCGCGGCCCGCCAATGTTCCCAACCGTCCACCACCCAGTGCGCAGCCACAGCGGCCGCAGAATGAAATCATTCGCGGCGATAACAGCCGTCAGTTCGAGCACAACGGCCAGAACCCGGGAGGGCAGTGGCAGAACCGGCCTCAGCACGATCCCAATCAGCAGGTTCGCCCGGCCCCTGTGCCACAACCCCAGGTGCAGCAGCCGAACAATCTGCCGATCCAGGGCCGCCCCGACACCGTACGCCAGACCCAGGAGCCACAGCGTGGCTACTATCAGGACATTCCCCGGCGCAACGACTACAACCAGCATTGGCAGGCTGGCGGCCCGGGCTCTCGGCCAGGTGGCGGCCATCCCAACGACTACCGCTGGCCGGGCCGCCCCGATGGTCATGGCAATGGCTGGGGCCCCGGGCCGCAGTACCGCCCCGGGTATGTGATCGACCGCTTCCCCGGGCGCAATGACCGGGTCGCCTATCGCGGCCAGGATTACTTTTTTTCCGGTGGTTACTGGTACCGCCCGCAAGGCCCGCGCTATGTGGTGGTGCGCCCGCCCTATGGCATTCGCGTGACGTACCTGCCCGACTATGCGCGGGAAGTCTGGATCGGCAGCGCGCTGTTCTTTCTGGCGGCAGGGGCCTACTACACCTACGAAGCCAACACCCAGCAGTACGTGGTGGTCGAGCCACCTGCCGGCGTGCCGGTTGCGGACCCGCAGCAGAGCGGCAATGGCTATGACGTGCTGGCCTACCCGGTCAACGGCCAGTCGCCGCAGCAGATCGACCAGGACCGTTACGACTGCTATCGCTGGGCGGTGCAGCAGAGCGGCTTCGATCCTGCGAGCGTGACCTATCAGCCGGCCCCGCAAGTGGTCCAGGCCTACCGCCAGGCCCAGGGCAACTGCTTGAGCTCACGGGGCTATCAGGTGACCTACTGA